One region of Paenibacillus polymyxa M1 genomic DNA includes:
- the adhP gene encoding alcohol dehydrogenase AdhP yields the protein MKAAIVTKDKKVSVEEKPLRSLKHGEALVQVEYCGVCHTDLHVKNADFGDVTGRVLGHEGIGKVIELGEGVTSLKVGDRVSIAWMFESCGHCEYCLTGRETLCREVKNAGYTVDGAMAEQCIVTADYAVKVPDNLDPAAASSVTCAGVTTYKAVKVSDIRPGQWIGIFGIGGLGNLAVQYAKNVFNAKVVAFDISDEKLELAKKIGADYIVNSMKEDPVARAKELTNGAGLDATVVTAVAKTPFNQAIDVVKAGARVVAVGLPTDKMDLDIPRLVLDGIQVIGSLVGTREDLKEAFQFAAEGKVVPLVQKRPLEDINEIFEEMEHGKIQGRMVIDFTK from the coding sequence ATGAAAGCAGCGATTGTTACAAAAGACAAGAAAGTTAGTGTAGAAGAGAAACCTTTGCGCTCCCTGAAACATGGGGAAGCGTTAGTCCAAGTTGAATATTGCGGGGTTTGCCACACAGATTTACACGTAAAAAATGCAGATTTCGGTGATGTCACAGGCAGAGTTCTGGGACATGAAGGTATTGGGAAAGTCATTGAATTAGGTGAAGGAGTAACCAGCCTTAAAGTTGGCGATCGCGTAAGTATTGCCTGGATGTTCGAAAGCTGCGGTCACTGCGAATATTGTTTAACCGGACGAGAAACTTTGTGTCGTGAAGTTAAAAATGCCGGATACACGGTAGATGGTGCAATGGCAGAACAATGTATTGTCACAGCTGACTATGCGGTCAAAGTACCAGATAATCTTGATCCTGCTGCTGCAAGCAGTGTAACTTGCGCAGGGGTTACAACCTATAAAGCTGTTAAAGTGAGTGATATCAGACCAGGACAATGGATCGGTATCTTTGGTATTGGCGGTTTGGGTAACCTGGCTGTACAATACGCAAAAAATGTGTTCAATGCTAAAGTTGTAGCCTTTGACATCAGTGATGAAAAACTCGAACTGGCCAAAAAAATTGGTGCTGACTATATTGTTAACAGCATGAAAGAAGATCCAGTCGCCCGAGCTAAGGAATTAACGAACGGTGCTGGTCTGGATGCAACCGTAGTTACTGCTGTTGCCAAAACACCTTTCAACCAAGCCATTGACGTTGTAAAGGCTGGCGCGCGTGTCGTAGCTGTAGGTCTTCCAACTGATAAGATGGATCTCGACATTCCGCGTCTGGTTCTGGACGGCATTCAAGTAATCGGCTCCTTGGTCGGTACTCGTGAAGACCTTAAAGAAGCATTCCAGTTCGCTGCAGAAGGTAAAGTTGTACCTCTTGTACAAAAACGTCCGCTTGAAGACATCAATGAGATCTTCGAAGAGATGGAGCATGGCAAAATCCAAGGACGTATGGTCATTGATTTCACAAAATAA
- a CDS encoding winged helix-turn-helix transcriptional regulator: protein MGKKKYNISVEATLEVIGGKWKCVILCHLTHGKMRTSELKRMMPSITQKMLTQQLRELEEDGIVNRISYNQVPPKVEYELSEYGCSLKSILDSLCAWGERHIIKEYGDKSAVLEDNILNKL, encoded by the coding sequence TTGGGAAAGAAAAAATACAATATCTCTGTTGAGGCGACATTAGAGGTAATCGGGGGAAAATGGAAGTGTGTGATTCTGTGTCATTTGACCCATGGAAAAATGCGGACAAGTGAATTAAAGCGAATGATGCCTTCTATAACACAAAAAATGCTGACTCAACAGCTTCGTGAATTAGAGGAAGACGGCATTGTCAATCGAATTAGCTATAATCAGGTTCCACCCAAAGTGGAGTACGAGCTTAGTGAATATGGATGTAGTTTGAAAAGCATTTTGGATTCACTTTGTGCCTGGGGAGAAAGACATATTATTAAAGAATACGGGGATAAATCCGCGGTTTTGGAGGATAATATTCTGAATAAGCTGTAA
- a CDS encoding MFS transporter, which translates to MSPESKRSIWPLLALAVSAFAIGTTEFISVGLLPLIAEDLHISVTMSALTVTLYALGVTIGAPVLTSLTSSVPRKTLVLWIMIVFIAGNSLAAVSSGITLLLIARVISAFSHGVFMSIGSTIAADLVPDDRRASAISIMFSGLTVATVTGVPLGTYVGQQWGWRAAFMAIVVVGVVALIANLILLPSTLRKGNKTPFSEQVKLVTNGRLLLAFIITALGYGGTFVVFTYLSPLLHDITGFGQNTVTLILLLYGIAIAIGNVIGGKAANRRPLSALFYMFLIQAVILFLLWFTVPFQTAGLITIFFMGLLAFMNVPGLQVYVVMLAERFAPKAVDVASAVNIAAFNAGIAIGAYVGGMVTDSLGLMHTTWVGGVMVFVAVLLTAWSRMLEKRDTTALVG; encoded by the coding sequence ATGTCGCCAGAATCCAAGCGAAGTATCTGGCCATTACTGGCTTTAGCCGTAAGCGCCTTTGCCATTGGGACAACTGAGTTCATCAGTGTAGGACTGCTTCCCCTGATCGCTGAAGACTTGCACATATCCGTAACGATGTCCGCACTAACCGTAACGCTGTATGCATTAGGGGTTACCATTGGGGCACCTGTGTTGACCTCATTAACATCGAGTGTTCCTCGTAAAACGCTGGTGCTGTGGATCATGATTGTATTTATAGCAGGCAACAGCCTTGCAGCGGTTTCTAGCGGAATCACCCTGCTGCTGATTGCACGTGTAATCTCGGCGTTCTCCCATGGGGTGTTCATGTCCATCGGGTCCACCATCGCGGCCGACCTTGTTCCCGATGATCGGCGGGCGAGTGCTATTTCTATTATGTTCTCTGGCTTGACCGTTGCCACCGTCACAGGGGTACCGTTGGGCACCTACGTTGGGCAGCAATGGGGTTGGCGGGCTGCATTTATGGCCATTGTGGTCGTCGGTGTTGTGGCCCTCATTGCCAATCTGATTCTGCTGCCCTCTACGCTTCGAAAAGGAAATAAGACTCCTTTCAGCGAGCAGGTCAAACTGGTTACGAATGGTCGCTTGCTACTTGCATTTATCATTACTGCCTTGGGATATGGTGGCACATTCGTCGTGTTTACTTATTTATCTCCATTACTTCATGACATAACCGGTTTTGGACAAAATACGGTAACGCTCATTCTTTTATTGTATGGAATCGCCATTGCTATCGGGAATGTTATCGGTGGAAAAGCTGCGAATCGCAGACCGCTTTCAGCTTTATTTTATATGTTTCTCATTCAAGCCGTGATCCTGTTTCTGCTGTGGTTTACCGTGCCATTTCAAACAGCAGGCCTGATAACGATTTTCTTTATGGGATTGCTTGCGTTTATGAATGTGCCTGGTCTACAGGTATATGTAGTCATGTTAGCCGAACGTTTTGCACCCAAAGCTGTCGATGTCGCCTCTGCTGTTAATATTGCGGCCTTCAACGCAGGGATCGCAATTGGAGCATATGTGGGAGGAATGGTGACGGATTCACTGGGTCTTATGCATACGACTTGGGTCGGTGGGGTAATGGTTTTTGTTGCGGTTCTACTGACAGCCTGGAGTCGTATGCTCGAAAAAAGGGATACAACCGCCTTGGTAGGCTAA
- a CDS encoding aldo/keto reductase, with the protein MIQNLQSTTTLHNGVRMPWFGIGVFKVEEGSELVNAVKAAVKHGYRSIDTAAIYANENSVGQAIQEALLENNLSREDLFVTSKVWNADLGYEETRAAYEASLDKLGLDYLDLYLIHWPVQGKYKEAWRALESLYKEGRIKAIGVSNFQIHHLEDLMKDAEIKPMVNQVEFHPQLTQSELLQFCQKNNIQMEAWSPLMQGQLLDHPVLQDIANKYGKSVAQVILRWDVQQGVVTIPKSTKAHRIVENADIFDFELTREDMDRIQSLNANLRVGPDPDNFDF; encoded by the coding sequence ATGATACAAAACCTACAAAGCACAACAACATTGCACAACGGAGTTCGCATGCCTTGGTTTGGCATCGGAGTATTTAAAGTGGAAGAAGGTTCAGAGCTGGTCAATGCTGTAAAGGCTGCTGTAAAGCATGGCTACCGCAGTATAGATACAGCGGCAATCTATGCGAATGAAAACAGTGTAGGACAGGCTATTCAGGAAGCCCTCTTGGAGAATAATCTGTCGAGAGAAGATCTGTTCGTCACGTCCAAAGTGTGGAATGCAGATTTAGGCTATGAAGAGACACGAGCCGCTTATGAAGCAAGCCTAGACAAGTTGGGACTGGACTATCTGGATCTATATCTGATTCATTGGCCGGTTCAAGGGAAGTACAAAGAAGCATGGAGAGCTTTGGAGTCGTTGTATAAAGAAGGACGGATTAAGGCAATTGGAGTCAGCAACTTCCAAATTCATCATTTGGAAGATCTCATGAAGGATGCAGAAATCAAGCCAATGGTCAATCAGGTGGAATTCCACCCGCAATTAACTCAATCCGAGCTGCTGCAATTCTGTCAAAAGAACAACATCCAAATGGAAGCCTGGTCCCCGCTCATGCAAGGCCAATTGCTCGATCATCCGGTACTACAAGACATAGCGAACAAGTACGGTAAATCGGTGGCTCAAGTGATTTTACGCTGGGATGTACAGCAGGGAGTCGTCACTATTCCCAAGTCCACCAAGGCACATCGAATCGTCGAAAATGCCGATATTTTTGACTTTGAATTGACGCGTGAGGATATGGATCGAATTCAGTCGTTAAATGCCAATCTTCGGGTAGGTCCAGATCCGGATAACTTCGATTTTTAA